From Novipirellula artificiosorum, the proteins below share one genomic window:
- a CDS encoding DUF6298 domain-containing protein: protein MKLAVLNLCCLLVVPSMLSAAPPNAAGMVEKQSVMGPLVVHAGNGRYFATPDGKPVWLTGSHTWATLQERGIEGETPAFDYEQYLGFMQHHDHNFLRLWAWEHSQWMQFVDSDVHVRYKPTIFQRTGPGVALDGAPKFDLTKFNPEFFQRLRERVEEARKRNIYVSVMFFQGFSVKKPPASPRSGNNWHGNPFNKLNNINGIDGDPSGRDAGHELHTLLTPDVTRVQEAYVRRVIDTLNDLENVLWEIGNELPASSVEFQYHMVDSVREYESSKAKQHLIGMTGAPVKTAELMASGADWISPPGSVWTDNPPPCDGNKIIVVDTDHCRAMKYDPDWVWINFTRGNHFILMDSYMDFRVGSPKQPDPKWNPTRDAMGAARRLSEQLDLSHMKPLPELASSGFCLADPGTSWVVFHPGGDSLSVQTGRGRWRATWLDPITGKAVSHRDVDSAEVWVSFKPPRPGRWVMLVTKSLQQR from the coding sequence GTGAAGCTGGCTGTCTTGAACCTCTGCTGTCTCCTTGTCGTTCCATCGATGCTCAGCGCCGCACCGCCAAACGCCGCGGGGATGGTTGAAAAGCAAAGTGTGATGGGGCCTCTTGTCGTGCATGCTGGTAACGGACGCTACTTTGCAACGCCTGACGGAAAGCCTGTTTGGCTGACCGGTTCGCATACCTGGGCTACTTTGCAAGAACGGGGCATTGAAGGTGAAACGCCAGCCTTCGATTACGAACAATATCTCGGCTTCATGCAGCACCATGATCACAATTTCCTGCGACTGTGGGCTTGGGAACATAGCCAGTGGATGCAGTTTGTGGATTCGGACGTCCATGTGCGATACAAGCCAACGATCTTCCAACGCACCGGGCCTGGGGTCGCGCTCGATGGTGCACCAAAGTTCGATCTTACGAAATTCAATCCCGAGTTCTTCCAGCGGCTGCGAGAGCGGGTTGAGGAGGCACGGAAACGGAATATCTATGTCAGCGTGATGTTCTTTCAGGGCTTTAGCGTGAAGAAGCCGCCAGCATCACCTCGTAGCGGTAACAATTGGCATGGCAATCCGTTTAACAAATTGAACAATATCAATGGAATCGACGGCGATCCATCAGGCCGAGATGCGGGGCACGAATTGCATACTCTCCTAACGCCCGACGTTACGCGAGTTCAAGAAGCCTATGTCCGTCGCGTGATCGACACGCTTAATGATCTCGAAAATGTGTTGTGGGAGATTGGTAATGAATTGCCGGCAAGCTCGGTTGAGTTTCAATATCACATGGTTGATTCTGTCCGCGAGTATGAATCGAGCAAGGCAAAGCAGCATTTGATTGGGATGACGGGCGCGCCTGTGAAAACAGCGGAATTAATGGCTAGCGGCGCCGATTGGATCAGTCCGCCCGGTTCCGTCTGGACCGACAATCCTCCGCCCTGCGATGGCAACAAGATCATTGTCGTCGATACCGATCATTGCCGAGCGATGAAGTACGACCCCGATTGGGTTTGGATCAACTTCACACGTGGCAACCACTTTATACTGATGGACTCGTACATGGACTTCCGCGTGGGTTCGCCGAAGCAGCCAGATCCGAAATGGAATCCGACTCGTGATGCGATGGGGGCCGCTCGGCGGTTGTCTGAGCAATTGGACCTGAGCCACATGAAACCCTTGCCCGAACTGGCATCATCGGGTTTCTGCCTGGCTGACCCAGGCACGAGCTGGGTTGTATTTCATCCGGGCGGGGATTCGTTGAGCGTCCAGACGGGACGGGGACGGTGGCGGGCAACCTGGCTCGATCCGATCACCGGAAAGGCGGTTTCGCACCGTGACGTGGATTCGGCCGAAGTGTGGGTTTCCTTCAAGCCACCTCGGCCTGGTCGTTGGGTTATGCTGGTTACAAAGTCACTGCAACAAAGATGA
- a CDS encoding DUF480 domain-containing protein, protein MRTRKDGVQASPHPTLDWLATMNEDASLEKSKPVPLSRDARRVLGVLVEKAKTTPDSYPLSVSGIISGSNQKSNRSPQLQLDEDDVLTAIDELKQVGAAREIQGSGRVTKYRHAAYEWLDVDSPGAAVMTELLLRGPQTLGEIRTRASRMYALDDLSTTQQIVDQLIEKDLIEPLTPPGRGQTFAHKLYPPEERQYLEAKIEKQAAAAPSPAKASNNAVDALIARMDTVNERIEALEKRLDELES, encoded by the coding sequence ATGCGAACACGCAAAGATGGTGTTCAAGCATCACCTCATCCCACTCTTGATTGGCTCGCAACGATGAACGAAGACGCATCGCTAGAAAAATCGAAACCGGTCCCTCTATCGCGAGACGCTCGGCGCGTGCTCGGTGTCTTGGTCGAAAAAGCAAAGACCACGCCCGACAGTTACCCGTTGTCGGTATCCGGTATCATCAGCGGCTCGAATCAAAAATCGAATCGATCGCCACAGCTCCAACTCGATGAAGACGATGTACTCACCGCGATCGACGAACTCAAACAGGTGGGTGCCGCGCGAGAGATTCAAGGCAGTGGGCGGGTGACCAAGTATCGGCACGCGGCGTACGAGTGGCTTGACGTCGACAGTCCCGGTGCCGCGGTGATGACGGAATTGTTGTTACGAGGCCCCCAGACCTTAGGTGAAATTCGCACCAGAGCTTCGCGGATGTACGCGTTAGACGATTTAAGCACCACGCAACAAATTGTCGATCAGCTGATCGAAAAAGACTTGATCGAACCGCTGACCCCACCCGGGCGAGGACAAACCTTCGCTCATAAACTTTACCCACCCGAAGAACGACAATACCTCGAGGCCAAGATCGAGAAGCAAGCCGCAGCAGCACCTTCGCCAGCGAAGGCCAGCAACAACGCTGTCGATGCGTTGATCGCGCGGATGGACACAGTAAACGAGCGGATTGAAGCGTTAGAGAAAAGACTTGATGAGCTCGAATCGTGA
- a CDS encoding agmatine deiminase family protein: MLAAGYTAVLLAEANHNYAQSQLDLSQSQTDLGEADLFLSMSLDELDSLQREFLTKTARRIQPSDDYSLVRNDLKQLLLRWLHNRRNQNHFPIQQATANFRLGQLHGLEGNNREAVRCLTQAVSIASQNDDKRLAAFAKNTLASVLTLIDADKQALDLLLENASFYRESPEQIALALTMRNLGVLQQRMGEGGISELRESVKILKKETSSGPLSITHELMIDTLTLLAEGLYLQRNFDEAKAVCEESRRQLDRMLTDAENYNVSDDTASSTIRYRNAMEYVDHNLLAIEAQNADVWRWIPLIDMATEMIQPEPDLKIKAVAEFDSQSAVVLAWGSYQWAHETVLEIARATHQRWRIDLLTDNDESLEEAIEAFRIAKIPTERIRFGVCEFEVPWFRDFGPIVAKSAAGNSVWFDSHQVRFDNFQRSVNDSLPRLLSTRWNARMIKTPLHIEGGAMLSNGQGFTICSTSLIEDNLGYGFDLAAIQSGLKYVTGATAIMPVEPLMGELTGHIDLFMTFTDPTTLVLSDLRDDSDPNGQMLNALATQISSLEANGHPLKLARVPMPAIKDGLARSYTNVIFANGVLLVPSYQGVAPAIEQEVKSVYEALLPDWEIKFIDCTQLATKGGSLHCLASNLGPTPYLPLGQFRQVNRSAIDP; encoded by the coding sequence ATGCTTGCTGCCGGATACACGGCCGTCCTGCTGGCGGAAGCGAATCACAATTACGCTCAGTCGCAACTCGATCTGAGCCAGTCACAAACGGACTTGGGCGAAGCGGATCTTTTCTTGAGCATGTCTCTTGACGAGCTCGACTCGCTGCAGAGAGAGTTTTTGACTAAAACAGCGAGGCGGATTCAGCCGAGCGATGACTATTCACTCGTAAGAAACGACCTGAAACAGTTGCTGCTGCGTTGGCTGCATAACAGACGCAACCAAAACCATTTTCCGATCCAACAAGCGACCGCAAATTTCCGGCTCGGCCAATTGCATGGCTTGGAAGGCAACAACCGGGAGGCCGTCCGCTGCTTGACACAGGCCGTGTCGATTGCGTCCCAAAACGATGACAAGCGATTAGCCGCCTTCGCGAAAAACACACTCGCAAGTGTCCTCACGCTGATTGACGCTGATAAACAAGCTCTCGACCTGCTTTTGGAGAACGCATCGTTTTATCGCGAATCGCCAGAGCAGATTGCCTTGGCACTGACGATGCGAAACCTCGGCGTGCTGCAACAACGAATGGGCGAGGGTGGAATCTCGGAACTTCGCGAATCGGTCAAAATATTAAAAAAGGAGACGAGTAGCGGCCCTCTGAGTATCACCCATGAACTCATGATCGACACGCTGACCCTCTTGGCCGAGGGGTTATATTTGCAGCGAAATTTTGATGAGGCAAAAGCCGTTTGTGAGGAGTCACGCAGACAGCTCGACAGGATGCTAACTGACGCAGAAAACTACAACGTCAGCGACGATACCGCATCCAGTACCATTCGCTATCGAAATGCGATGGAGTACGTGGATCACAACCTCTTGGCAATCGAGGCTCAGAATGCTGACGTTTGGCGTTGGATTCCATTGATCGATATGGCAACCGAAATGATTCAGCCAGAACCTGATCTGAAGATCAAGGCAGTAGCAGAATTTGATTCGCAATCAGCGGTTGTACTCGCGTGGGGAAGTTATCAATGGGCTCATGAAACGGTCCTCGAGATTGCCCGCGCAACGCATCAGAGATGGAGAATCGACCTTCTGACCGACAATGACGAATCACTTGAAGAAGCGATCGAGGCGTTCCGAATCGCCAAAATCCCAACGGAGCGAATTCGGTTTGGGGTTTGTGAATTTGAAGTACCTTGGTTTCGTGACTTTGGACCGATCGTCGCCAAGTCGGCAGCCGGAAACTCAGTTTGGTTCGACTCACATCAAGTGCGATTCGACAACTTCCAGCGTTCGGTGAACGACTCGCTTCCACGACTGCTGTCCACGCGGTGGAACGCGAGGATGATCAAGACGCCACTACATATTGAAGGCGGTGCGATGCTGTCCAACGGCCAAGGTTTTACGATTTGCTCGACGAGTTTGATCGAAGACAACCTTGGATATGGTTTTGACCTGGCGGCGATCCAGAGTGGGCTCAAATACGTGACGGGGGCGACAGCGATCATGCCCGTGGAACCCTTGATGGGCGAGTTGACCGGACACATCGACCTGTTCATGACCTTCACGGACCCCACCACACTTGTGCTTTCCGACCTACGAGACGACAGCGATCCCAATGGTCAAATGCTCAACGCTCTCGCCACACAGATTTCCTCTTTGGAAGCCAATGGGCACCCGCTGAAATTAGCTCGCGTTCCGATGCCCGCAATCAAGGACGGACTCGCGCGAAGCTACACCAACGTGATCTTTGCCAACGGTGTTCTATTAGTCCCGTCCTACCAAGGGGTTGCACCGGCGATCGAGCAAGAGGTCAAATCCGTCTACGAAGCACTGCTTCCCGATTGGGAAATCAAATTCATCGACTGCACGCAGCTCGCGACGAAAGGTGGATCACTGCATTGCCTCGCATCAAACCTGGGACCCACCCCTTACCTTCCCTTGGGGCAGTTTCGACAGGTCAATCGCAGTGCCATCGACCCCTAA
- a CDS encoding sulfatase family protein, which produces MRRVTACLMVLMMTSAATAAERPNVVFAFADDWGFHSSAYGKLDPGGVNDVATTPHFDSVAEQGVLFTHAYVSAPSCTPCRSSLMSGQHFWRCGRGAILQGAIWDFSSPSYPLMLEASGYRIGHTYKVWSPGTPADAPHGGAARAFNSAGRRFNGFSQNAMKATDPNEAKQKLFDEVRQNLLSFLDRNQDDQVDGDQPFCYFFGPTNCHRKWIAGSGKQLWGIDPDAFTGKIPPYLPDVPIVREDFADYFGEILAFDSAVGVLTEELDRLGVADNTILVISGDHGFPGVSRGKCNLYDLGTRVPLAIRWPDGIEVENRVINDFVSLPDLAPTFLDAAGVAIPGSMTARSLIPLLKSKQSGTVDPSRDAVFTGRERHVAKARTGNKPYPQRAIRTDRYLLIINFEPDRWPMGTATGYGQPEGELPDFAKLRENTFAGFGDMDASPTKAWIVTHREDQPGMFEFAMGRRPRFELFDLQNDPHCMNNLADHPEHRATRDQLDERLMEELRRTGDPRVRDEVVFESSPFTD; this is translated from the coding sequence ATGCGTAGGGTAACTGCTTGCTTGATGGTTCTCATGATGACTTCCGCCGCAACCGCAGCGGAACGGCCCAATGTCGTTTTTGCTTTCGCAGATGATTGGGGTTTTCACAGCAGTGCGTATGGGAAATTGGATCCTGGTGGCGTGAACGATGTCGCAACGACGCCCCATTTTGATTCGGTTGCCGAGCAAGGGGTGTTGTTCACTCACGCCTACGTCAGCGCTCCGTCCTGTACGCCTTGCCGAAGTTCGCTGATGTCGGGTCAACACTTCTGGCGCTGCGGTCGCGGCGCGATCCTGCAGGGAGCGATCTGGGATTTTTCCAGCCCCAGCTACCCGCTAATGCTCGAAGCGTCTGGATATCGGATCGGCCATACCTACAAGGTTTGGAGTCCGGGGACGCCGGCCGATGCACCTCATGGCGGTGCCGCGAGGGCGTTCAACTCGGCGGGGCGTCGCTTCAATGGGTTTTCACAAAACGCGATGAAGGCGACGGATCCCAACGAGGCCAAGCAGAAGTTGTTCGACGAAGTACGCCAGAACTTGTTGTCCTTTCTGGATCGCAATCAAGACGACCAAGTGGATGGCGATCAACCGTTTTGCTATTTTTTTGGGCCGACCAATTGTCATCGCAAATGGATCGCCGGCAGTGGCAAGCAGTTATGGGGGATCGACCCCGATGCGTTTACCGGAAAGATCCCACCCTACTTACCGGATGTCCCGATCGTGCGTGAGGACTTTGCCGACTACTTTGGTGAGATCCTGGCTTTCGACTCCGCGGTCGGCGTCCTCACCGAGGAACTCGACCGGCTTGGCGTTGCCGACAATACAATCCTTGTCATCAGTGGGGACCACGGTTTTCCTGGGGTGTCGCGAGGCAAATGCAACCTGTACGACTTGGGGACTCGAGTCCCTTTGGCGATTCGTTGGCCCGACGGTATCGAAGTGGAAAACCGTGTGATCAATGATTTTGTTTCGCTACCCGATCTCGCTCCCACCTTTTTGGACGCAGCCGGAGTGGCTATCCCCGGATCGATGACGGCGCGGTCTTTGATCCCGTTGCTCAAGAGTAAGCAATCGGGAACCGTTGATCCGAGCCGTGATGCGGTGTTCACCGGTCGTGAACGACATGTTGCCAAGGCTCGCACCGGAAACAAGCCCTATCCTCAACGGGCCATCCGTACGGATCGCTACCTGTTGATCATCAACTTTGAACCGGATCGATGGCCGATGGGAACGGCAACGGGGTATGGCCAACCGGAGGGGGAACTACCCGATTTTGCAAAGCTTCGTGAGAACACTTTCGCTGGCTTTGGTGACATGGATGCGAGTCCCACAAAAGCTTGGATCGTAACGCATCGCGAGGATCAGCCCGGGATGTTCGAGTTTGCCATGGGGCGCCGGCCGAGGTTCGAGCTTTTTGATCTTCAGAACGACCCGCACTGCATGAACAACTTGGCGGACCATCCAGAGCATCGGGCGACACGCGACCAGTTGGACGAGAGATTGATGGAAGAGCTGCGTCGAACGGGTGACCCGCGTGTCCGTGACGAAGTGGTTTTCGAATCGTCACCCTTTACCGACTGA
- a CDS encoding vWA domain-containing protein yields the protein MAVLDHPASPDPTDTLEMELPERPLPALMFSLVFHVLLLTTLGFLLSSPPSGSGSEVDRTVGIAMVHRMPERDLYVDSAETSQGDVSSENAVSSTADSVSAAAPPAGLSPPIDLDGILSELQRSPSPLSGTGIAGETTLDADAFDSKQPPGGNGDSNRTTTSVFGVSGSGSRFVYVFDRSDSMNGNGGLPLRAAKRELVNSLRTLTERQQFQIIFYNQQPKPFQTEGMTTGLMFAEEATLRRAIHFVESITAYGATEHESALRMALRMGPDVIFFLTDARIPRLSGSQLNEIRRQAERAGTTIHAIEFGSEPSATNDSFLQQLAAQNNGQYHYVDLRSLGNPQPITVP from the coding sequence ATGGCTGTTTTAGACCATCCTGCCTCACCCGACCCGACCGACACCTTGGAGATGGAACTGCCCGAGCGGCCGCTTCCAGCTTTGATGTTTTCGCTGGTCTTTCATGTCCTGCTGTTGACGACGTTGGGATTTCTGCTCTCGAGCCCCCCATCGGGGAGCGGCTCGGAAGTTGACCGGACGGTCGGAATCGCGATGGTCCATCGCATGCCCGAGCGTGACCTTTATGTGGATTCAGCCGAGACGTCCCAAGGCGACGTGAGCAGCGAAAACGCCGTGTCCTCCACGGCCGATTCGGTGTCTGCGGCAGCACCGCCCGCCGGTTTGTCGCCCCCCATCGATTTGGATGGGATTTTAAGCGAGCTACAACGATCCCCTTCGCCCCTTTCTGGGACCGGCATCGCCGGGGAAACCACGCTGGATGCCGATGCCTTCGATTCAAAACAACCACCCGGCGGGAATGGGGATTCAAACCGAACGACAACCAGCGTGTTCGGGGTTTCGGGCAGCGGTTCCCGGTTCGTTTATGTCTTTGATCGATCCGACAGCATGAACGGCAACGGCGGCTTACCGCTTCGAGCCGCAAAACGTGAACTGGTCAATAGTTTGAGAACGCTGACCGAGCGGCAGCAGTTTCAAATCATCTTCTACAACCAACAGCCCAAGCCGTTTCAGACCGAAGGCATGACGACCGGTTTGATGTTTGCCGAAGAAGCGACGCTCCGCCGAGCCATTCACTTCGTCGAGTCGATCACGGCCTATGGAGCGACGGAACACGAAAGTGCGCTAAGGATGGCACTTCGAATGGGACCGGATGTCATCTTCTTTCTGACCGATGCCCGGATTCCAAGGCTCTCCGGTTCGCAACTAAACGAAATTCGTCGGCAAGCCGAACGAGCAGGCACCACCATCCACGCAATTGAATTTGGCTCGGAACCGAGCGCGACGAACGATAGCTTCTTGCAACAGCTGGCCGCTCAAAACAATGGGCAGTATCACTACGTTGACCTCCGTTCGCTGGGAAACCCTCAACCGATAACGGTACCATGA
- a CDS encoding PKD domain-containing protein, whose amino-acid sequence MQCHSLPSFLIALAITCSSVQAVEQWGVFELDAVSNEAPHTIDSAFSATFSQGSQSISVPGFWYKDDVFKVRFSPPTFGSWSYKTHSKYVSLDGKSGSIQVGKPSGDNHGPVQTFDTFYLRYADGKTYHQFGTTCYAWVHQPESLQQQTLKTLAASPFNKIRFCVFPKNYTYNKNEPSFFAFPKKADGTFDFDRPDPAFWEHFEQCVLDLQKLGIEADLILWHPYDRWGFADMSDAQDDRYLRYCIARLSAYRNVWWSLANEFDFMTNQPAGHRGNKQLGDWDRFYEILEKEDPHHRLRGIHNGRLWYDHTKPWVTHASLQTSDMKGGVRYRQQYQKPVIYDECKYEGNVPQGWGNLSGREMTQRFWLGTMSGCYVGHGETYLHDDDILWWSKGGVLHGSSPQRIQWLKDFMARSPEFDSLKPLGNDQGDFLLANPGEYYLLYALAGTTPSVTLSGDRPYKVDAIGPWEMQEWPVGTADPGKYQVEPSGNDMVYRFVPYAAGEKLRPLAKPTADVSEGVPPLAVKFTSGIAAKVEWDFGDGSASHQKNPAHTFDQPGIYTVTLKVTDRDGGSARSQMRIVVDLDSKAPIVRAGFRGDEKPLLQFNGTAKRSADGALFLPDGEPWGWVKAGDRPVEDLAGLRSFTISGWLKPESLVAGQGGNRILFCLQHDHSGIDLVCHRDGRLRLAVNEWPDGVQNDSSPGKLVVGKWTYFRVTYDSTATKNNVAWSFSSPLDLPASVASVKLDRHTDYNAGPVGSNVGPLALGNFNITLQGAGLDRQFRGEMRELEIFGSRISGIGALPGIRKGDGRRK is encoded by the coding sequence ATGCAATGTCACTCTTTGCCATCCTTCCTTATCGCCTTGGCCATCACCTGTTCCTCCGTGCAAGCGGTTGAGCAGTGGGGTGTCTTTGAGCTAGATGCCGTATCCAACGAAGCGCCGCACACGATCGATTCTGCTTTCTCGGCGACATTCTCTCAAGGATCACAGAGTATTTCTGTTCCGGGTTTTTGGTACAAAGATGACGTTTTCAAAGTGCGTTTCAGTCCGCCGACGTTCGGCTCGTGGAGTTACAAAACGCACAGCAAGTATGTCTCACTTGATGGCAAGTCAGGGTCAATCCAAGTTGGAAAGCCCTCGGGCGACAATCATGGCCCCGTGCAAACGTTCGACACATTCTATTTGCGGTATGCAGATGGGAAGACGTACCATCAATTTGGTACCACTTGTTACGCCTGGGTGCATCAACCGGAATCATTGCAACAACAGACGCTCAAGACGTTGGCGGCTTCTCCGTTCAACAAGATTCGTTTTTGCGTATTCCCCAAGAACTACACGTACAACAAGAACGAACCTTCCTTTTTTGCGTTTCCCAAGAAGGCTGATGGGACATTCGATTTTGATCGGCCGGATCCAGCGTTCTGGGAGCATTTTGAACAGTGTGTTCTCGATCTGCAAAAGCTGGGGATTGAGGCCGACTTGATCCTGTGGCACCCCTACGACCGTTGGGGCTTCGCCGACATGAGCGACGCGCAAGATGATCGATACTTGCGTTACTGTATCGCACGCTTATCGGCGTATCGCAACGTTTGGTGGTCACTTGCCAATGAGTTCGATTTCATGACCAATCAACCGGCTGGCCATCGCGGCAACAAACAACTGGGGGACTGGGACCGCTTCTACGAGATTCTTGAGAAAGAAGATCCGCATCATCGGTTGCGCGGAATTCATAACGGGCGATTGTGGTATGACCACACGAAACCTTGGGTGACGCACGCGAGTTTGCAGACGTCGGATATGAAGGGGGGAGTCCGATATCGTCAACAGTATCAAAAGCCAGTGATCTATGACGAGTGCAAGTATGAAGGCAACGTCCCGCAGGGCTGGGGAAACTTGTCCGGCCGTGAAATGACGCAGCGGTTTTGGTTGGGCACGATGAGCGGTTGCTATGTCGGGCACGGTGAAACGTATTTACATGATGACGACATCCTTTGGTGGTCCAAAGGAGGAGTTCTGCACGGCAGCAGTCCGCAGCGAATTCAATGGCTCAAAGACTTTATGGCCCGTTCCCCGGAATTCGACTCGCTCAAGCCGCTTGGCAATGACCAGGGCGACTTCTTGCTGGCGAATCCAGGTGAGTATTACTTGCTGTATGCATTGGCCGGTACGACACCTTCGGTCACGCTATCGGGTGATCGTCCCTACAAGGTCGATGCGATCGGCCCGTGGGAGATGCAGGAGTGGCCGGTAGGCACGGCGGATCCGGGCAAGTACCAAGTTGAACCGTCCGGCAATGACATGGTCTATCGATTCGTGCCGTATGCAGCGGGGGAAAAACTTCGTCCGTTGGCAAAGCCGACTGCCGACGTGTCCGAAGGCGTACCACCGTTGGCCGTGAAGTTTACCAGCGGCATCGCTGCGAAAGTGGAATGGGATTTCGGCGACGGATCGGCTAGCCATCAGAAGAACCCGGCGCACACGTTTGATCAACCTGGCATCTACACGGTGACGCTCAAAGTAACGGACCGTGATGGTGGTAGCGCCCGCAGTCAAATGAGAATTGTCGTCGATCTCGACTCGAAAGCACCGATCGTGCGCGCGGGTTTTCGAGGCGATGAAAAACCCTTGCTCCAATTCAACGGAACCGCAAAGCGGTCAGCCGATGGAGCATTGTTCTTGCCCGACGGTGAGCCTTGGGGCTGGGTGAAAGCAGGTGACCGGCCCGTTGAAGACCTCGCTGGATTGCGATCGTTTACTATCAGTGGTTGGCTCAAGCCAGAGAGCTTGGTCGCGGGTCAGGGCGGCAATCGAATTCTATTCTGTCTGCAGCATGATCACTCGGGGATCGATTTGGTTTGTCACCGCGACGGCAGATTGCGATTGGCGGTCAACGAGTGGCCTGATGGAGTTCAAAACGACAGTTCGCCTGGGAAACTCGTCGTTGGAAAGTGGACGTACTTTCGCGTCACGTACGACAGCACGGCTACGAAAAACAATGTTGCTTGGTCTTTCTCGTCACCGCTTGATCTGCCAGCGAGTGTGGCGTCGGTGAAGCTCGACCGGCACACCGATTACAACGCGGGACCCGTCGGTTCCAACGTTGGCCCACTGGCCCTTGGGAATTTCAACATCACACTGCAAGGTGCCGGACTTGACCGCCAGTTTCGAGGCGAAATGCGTGAGCTCGAAATTTTTGGCAGCCGGATCAGTGGGATTGGTGCTTTGCCTGGGATACGAAAAGGTGACGGGCGTCGTAAATGA
- a CDS encoding TlpA family protein disulfide reductase, whose amino-acid sequence MRRNLLGVAVAMGLVLFCGTAVWKRLAGYPKVTPEFTHFERALISADEMRPGIQRLQRAKAWFESQPYGVIEKEWTQHKEPFEIDQIRAELQQQWPGIDINEKDFPSLKPISKSTYRWVFDQNRVALDQISPTDHLRIVWDGEMAKQVYRRQGEPDAYMIKPTSCDVIGFAFSGPCNVVPWWLQQCGPKFDYELRLDENRNCFSDGWLVHQGEECFMFTDAPGTRYIIGTTDMRLRGTRHGNSVRLFSDFEAVAPGIHWPMRCDVKNYRVPPGGSHRDHPRILAWTGESITRFDFETPPTDDEFVIEFEKGGRVVDARYDPLMVYTHDPDRSEAEWDAIWKEHAKDKEQNDKMRQKQQALVGKEAPDFGEGEWVNCQPKSIVDFRGRPLEIGFTSLACAPCEDMLAQFAAAIDRDSPVQHLVVFAAEDDLEKVEAKVAKFNLKCPIFVGAPNPQGPWSGPFEDYEVSAIPTVIRVDGTGKITKHRVGMFEELLAT is encoded by the coding sequence ATGCGACGAAACTTGCTTGGGGTCGCTGTCGCCATGGGACTGGTGCTGTTTTGTGGGACGGCGGTTTGGAAACGGCTTGCGGGCTACCCCAAGGTGACCCCCGAATTCACCCATTTCGAACGAGCGCTGATCTCAGCCGACGAAATGCGTCCGGGGATTCAGCGACTGCAACGTGCGAAAGCATGGTTCGAGTCGCAGCCATACGGTGTGATCGAAAAGGAGTGGACGCAGCACAAGGAACCCTTCGAGATCGATCAAATTCGAGCGGAACTTCAGCAGCAGTGGCCTGGAATCGACATCAACGAAAAGGATTTCCCCTCGCTCAAACCCATCTCGAAATCCACCTATCGATGGGTGTTTGATCAGAATCGCGTTGCCCTCGACCAGATTTCCCCGACAGACCACCTCCGCATTGTCTGGGACGGCGAAATGGCGAAACAGGTCTACCGACGACAGGGCGAACCCGACGCTTATATGATCAAGCCAACGAGCTGTGATGTCATTGGATTCGCCTTTTCGGGGCCTTGCAATGTGGTGCCATGGTGGTTGCAGCAATGTGGCCCGAAGTTCGACTACGAGCTGCGGCTCGACGAGAACCGGAATTGTTTTTCAGATGGCTGGCTGGTCCACCAGGGAGAGGAATGTTTCATGTTCACCGACGCGCCAGGAACGCGGTATATCATCGGGACAACCGATATGCGTCTTCGCGGAACGCGACACGGCAACAGCGTCCGCCTTTTTTCCGACTTCGAGGCCGTAGCGCCGGGGATCCATTGGCCCATGCGATGCGATGTAAAAAACTATCGCGTTCCGCCGGGTGGTTCCCATCGCGATCATCCTCGCATTCTCGCTTGGACCGGAGAATCGATCACCCGCTTTGATTTTGAAACACCACCCACAGACGATGAGTTTGTCATCGAATTCGAAAAGGGGGGCCGCGTCGTCGACGCTCGCTACGACCCGTTGATGGTCTACACACACGATCCTGACCGCAGCGAAGCGGAATGGGATGCCATTTGGAAAGAGCACGCGAAAGACAAAGAACAAAACGACAAGATGCGACAGAAGCAGCAGGCTCTGGTCGGCAAAGAGGCACCTGATTTTGGCGAGGGAGAGTGGGTGAATTGCCAACCAAAATCGATTGTCGACTTCCGCGGCCGACCACTCGAAATTGGATTCACCTCACTCGCATGTGCTCCCTGCGAAGACATGCTGGCACAGTTTGCAGCCGCGATCGATCGAGATTCACCGGTCCAGCACCTCGTTGTTTTTGCCGCTGAAGACGATCTTGAAAAAGTGGAAGCAAAGGTCGCGAAGTTCAACCTGAAGTGCCCGATCTTCGTTGGCGCTCCCAACCCTCAAGGCCCATGGTCCGGTCCTTTTGAAGACTACGAAGTTTCTGCGATACCAACGGTGATCCGCGTCGACGGGACCGGCAAGATCACCAAGCATCGCGTTGGAATGTTTGAAGAGCTCCTTGCCACGTAG